One window from the genome of Amphiprion ocellaris isolate individual 3 ecotype Okinawa chromosome 23, ASM2253959v1, whole genome shotgun sequence encodes:
- the cd68 gene encoding macrosialin, translating to MQRGVVFVFVACWALSAPSLADDAKEFRPPGTVSPAEEFNPKASNSTPTATTPVHNTTTTAPSTTPASNTTTTTASNTTTTTTTTTASNTTPTTASNTTTTTMATTTSTTSATTTTLSTTTPAPPAPSPSIPLGTYNLTNPKDKKINCLMAQMGLRIRLETKEANGTFIVQPNKTSPSGSCGETNANLTLSFREGFITFLFNKSVANNTAYVDAVSFNVSLINGANTARTAKNESIHLFAAKIGHSYSCRNESLYMGHGLYLDVSQDRMQAFNVTNNDFGVPDNCPADQPSYRVAIAVGVTLLVLILVVVVAYLLGRKKRTDGYQSL from the exons CGCCGTCACTGGCCGACGATGCAAAGGAATTCAGACCTCCTGGAACTGTGTCCCCTGCAGAAGAGTTTAACCCAAAGGCCAGCAACAGCACACCTACGGCTACTACCCCGGTCCATAACACCACGACTACagccccctccaccaccccggCTTctaacaccaccaccaccactgcttctaacaccaccaccaccaccaccaccaccacggctTCTAACACCACCCCCACCACTGCTTCTaataccaccaccaccaccatggcaactaccacctccaccacctcaGCTACCACCACTACATTGTCAACTACaactccagctcctcctgcacCATCTCCCTCCATCCCGTTAGGAACGTACAATCTGACAAACCcgaaagataaaaaaataaactgcctGATGGCTCAGATGGGGCTGCGGATCCGGCTGGAAACAAAAGAG GCCAATGGAACCTTCATTGTTCAGCCAAACAAAACCAGTCCATCTGGATCTTGTGGGGAAACCAATGCCAACCTTACCCTTTCCTTCCGTGAAGGCTTCATTACTTTCCTCTTCAACAAG AGCGTTGCCAATAACACTGCCTATGTTGATGCTGTCTCTTTCAACGTGTCATTAATCAACGGAG CTAATACCGCAAGAACAGCCAAAAATGAGTCGATCCATCTGTTTGCTGCAAAGATTGGACACTCCTACTCCTGCAGGAATGAATCACTTTACATGGGACATGGACTGTACCTGGATGTCAGCCAGGACAGGATGCAGGCCTTCAATGTGACCAACAACGACTTTGGTGTTC ctgaCAACTGTCCTGCTGATCAGCCCAGTTACCGTGTTGCCATTGCAGTGGGAGTGACGCTGCTGGTACTCattttggtggtggtggtggcctACCTGCTGGGCCGCAAGAAGAGGACCGATGGCTACCAGTCTCTGTGA